The proteins below are encoded in one region of Diorhabda carinulata isolate Delta chromosome 3, icDioCari1.1, whole genome shotgun sequence:
- the LOC130891781 gene encoding achaete-scute homolog 1a-like, whose product MQSVHHSVSCMYSEYSTQNDPWTSPKDHISTTDATYSKQFTTKRPLREKNPKNIKHVSYKEKTPQVVARRNARERRRVQAVNMAFVRLRKAIPYQNARGKRISKVKTLKNAIKYIQELEIILHDTNIYEAYYKYDKFHDFIYLPGKYDYEME is encoded by the exons atgcaaagCGTACACCACTCAGTCTCCTGCATGTATTCAGAATATTCCACACAAAACGATCCTTGGACGTCTCCCAAGGATCATATATCTACGACAGATGCCActtattcaaaacaatttacaaCTAAAAGACCATTGAgggaaaaaaatccaaaaaatatcaaacacgTGTCGTACAAAGAAAAAACTCCGCAAGTGGTGGCGCGACGGAATGCTCGAGAAAGAAGAAGAGTCCAAGCTGTCAACATGGCTTTTGTGAGATTGAGAAAGGCCATTCCATATCAGAATGCGAG AGGAAAGAGGATAAGTAAAGTAAAAACTCTGAAAAATGCGATAAAGTATATCCAGGAGTTGGAAATAATATTGCACGATACCAACATATATGAGGCGTATTATAAATAT gaTAAATTCCATGATTTTATATACCTACCTGGCAAATATGATTATGAAATGGAATGA